From Pedobacter aquae:
GAAGGATAAAAATCACCTTGTGTATACCATGATTTGCTCTGTGCAGAAACATACAGACTACACAGCGTAAACAGAGCCGAGAGGATTGTTTTTGTGAACATGTTTTTAAAATATGATGTTAAAAAATTGGTTTATCGATATGGAAATCGATTTCAAATATAGCAATATTTTAAAAACATGTATTTAAGAAGGACAGATTTTAGCTTTAAATGACTTGTACGCTTTTTGCGTAATCTGTTAACAAGCTATCCTGAGCGTTTAAATCTGTAATAAGATAATCGATACTATTGAGGTTACAAACTTTAAGCTTTTGTATGGAGTTTAATTTCTCTGCAATACTTACAATAGCGGTTTTTTGTGCCGATTTAATCATGGCTTTTTTTACTTGTACCACTTCCCAATCAGAATCTGTAATACCTTCTTCTAAAGAAACGCTATTGGCACCTAATAAGCATAAATCAACTTTAATATCATTAAGCTCGCTCACAACTTTAGAACCTATGCTTATTTGTGCGTTTCTAGAAAGTTGTCCGCCTAATAAAATAACTTGCAAATTTGGTTTTTCTGCTAGTTCTAATGCAACTAAAGGACTAATAGTGAAAAAGGTACAAGTTAAATGATCAGGAATCATCCTTACCAGTTCTATCATGGTGGTACCGCCGCTGGCTAATAAAGTCATGCCGTTTTGGATGAGCGATAATGCCTTCCTAGAAATCTCTTTTTTAGCATCTTTAGCATAAGCATCTACCTGTTGGAAAGGGTAATGAAAAGATTTTGATAAAGCACCGCCATGTACTTTTAAAATCTTACCACTTTCTGCTAGTTCGTTTAAATCTCTTCTTATGGTATCTTCAGAAACTACCAATTGTTCGCTCAAATCAGACGATAAAACTTTGTTGTGTAAGTTTATTTGTTTGAGGATATAGGCATGGCGTTCTTCTTTTAACATATTTTTAGATTTAACAAACAAATGTATTTAAATGGGACTTAAAACTCAAATTGTATTTATCGGTAATAGAAATTAAATCGTCTTTCAAAGCTATCTATACCTCCAAATAAGGTATTGAAAATTTGTTCTGTACCGATTCCTTTTTTCATCATATTGGCCATCTTACCAATTAGTAGCGGGTCTTGTTTAATGATATAATAAACCATGCAGTAAGAAATGGTGTACATGTCTTGTACCTTGTTTTTGTCTTGCCAGCTGTTATGGCTGTTTAAGAAAGCGCTGATATTGGTAGGAGCATTTCTATTGTCGGCTTTCATTTTATCCAGGTAATGAAATTGCGCATTCACCTGAATTTTATAATTTTCTTCTTTTAGAGATTCTAAAAACTCTGCTAAACCTTCATTAAACCATCTGGGTGGGTTTCTAATGCTATGCCTGAGTAGGGCGTGGCTCATCTCATGTAAAATGATCTCTATATCTGCTATGCTTTGGTAAAGCACATAAGATTGGTTGGTCTTGGGCGAATAAAATCCAGATTCTGTTAACCCTTTTAAGCCAAATTCTTGTAAAAGAGCTCTAAAGTCTTTCCCTTTGTTGTATAGGTTAATGTAGATAGTTAAGCTGTCATTTTCTGCATCCTTAAATAAACCATTAAATATTTTGACTTCGTAAGTTGCTAAGCGTTCTATTTTTGCTCTTTCTTCTGGTTTTAAGCTAAAACCGATTTCTTTGATAGCTAATTTCTGGCTGTAGCAGTAAAAACTACAAAGCAATAGCCATATGGTAATATGTATTTTCACGATGTTTAATT
This genomic window contains:
- a CDS encoding DeoR/GlpR family DNA-binding transcription regulator; this encodes MLKEERHAYILKQINLHNKVLSSDLSEQLVVSEDTIRRDLNELAESGKILKVHGGALSKSFHYPFQQVDAYAKDAKKEISRKALSLIQNGMTLLASGGTTMIELVRMIPDHLTCTFFTISPLVALELAEKPNLQVILLGGQLSRNAQISIGSKVVSELNDIKVDLCLLGANSVSLEEGITDSDWEVVQVKKAMIKSAQKTAIVSIAEKLNSIQKLKVCNLNSIDYLITDLNAQDSLLTDYAKSVQVI
- a CDS encoding DUF1570 domain-containing protein, which codes for MEKLNIVKIHITIWLLLCSFYCYSQKLAIKEIGFSLKPEERAKIERLATYEVKIFNGLFKDAENDSLTIYINLYNKGKDFRALLQEFGLKGLTESGFYSPKTNQSYVLYQSIADIEIILHEMSHALLRHSIRNPPRWFNEGLAEFLESLKEENYKIQVNAQFHYLDKMKADNRNAPTNISAFLNSHNSWQDKNKVQDMYTISYCMVYYIIKQDPLLIGKMANMMKKGIGTEQIFNTLFGGIDSFERRFNFYYR